CTTATGATGATCAAATAAAAAATAGAGTAAAAAGAATTGAAGGGCAGCTTAGAGGCATTTTAAAAATGATGGATGAGGATAAAGGTTGTAAAGATGTTATCACTCAATTATCAGCAGTAAGAGCGGCAATGGATCGTACAATTGGGGTCATTGTAAGTACGAATCTAATTGAATGTGTAAGACTAGCTGATGAAAATGGAGAAAATGCAGAAGAGCTTGTAAAAGAAGCAGTTAACTTATTAGTAAAAAGTAGATAAAAAACATTCGTAAAACTTATCACTGGCCAAAATATTTCTGACCATCAACTTCTCGAAAGTAGGACTTAAATGGAAATGTTAAATATTCTAATCATCGTATTAATTGCTTATTTTCTAGTACAAACTTTTCTTCCAATTAAAGGAGTTAAGCAAATTTCAACAAATGAATTAAAAAATGAATTGAAAAGTAAGGAAAAACAATTCATTGATGTTAGAACGCCTGCAGAATATAAAGGAAGACATATTAAAGAATTCAAAAATATTCCATTGCATTTGTTAAAACAAAATTTAAATCATCTTTCAAAAGATCAAGAAACAATTATTATTTGCCAAAGTGGAATGAGAAGTAAAAAAGCATGTAAAGTTCTTAAAAAAATGGGTTATACCAATATTACAAATGTAAAAGGCGGTATGAGTACCTGGTCTTAATAAAGGAGAATAATGAATGAGAGAAATTACAGCAGAAAAACTTGAAGATCTATTAAAGAATGGAAATTCCCTAAATATTATTGATGTTCGCGAGGCGGATGAAGTAGCAAACGGAATGATCCCAGGTGCGACGCATATTCCACTCGGTTTAATCGAATTTCGCATGGCAGATCTTGATAAAAATAATGAATACATCGTTGTATG
This genomic interval from Gottfriedia acidiceleris contains the following:
- a CDS encoding metal-sensitive transcriptional regulator, which translates into the protein MSYDDQIKNRVKRIEGQLRGILKMMDEDKGCKDVITQLSAVRAAMDRTIGVIVSTNLIECVRLADENGENAEELVKEAVNLLVKSR
- a CDS encoding rhodanese-like domain-containing protein; the encoded protein is MEMLNILIIVLIAYFLVQTFLPIKGVKQISTNELKNELKSKEKQFIDVRTPAEYKGRHIKEFKNIPLHLLKQNLNHLSKDQETIIICQSGMRSKKACKVLKKMGYTNITNVKGGMSTWS
- a CDS encoding rhodanese-like domain-containing protein — protein: MREITAEKLEDLLKNGNSLNIIDVREADEVANGMIPGATHIPLGLIEFRMADLDKNNEYIVVCHAGGRSSRAVQFLESHGFNVVNMTGGMLAWTGEIK